ACCGTGCTGCGCAGGCGCCAGCCGAACCTGGCCAGGCCCTACAAGATGATCCTCTACCCGCTGCCCAGCATCGTCGCCGCCGTCGGCTGGCTGGCGATCTACGGATACGCGGACAAGGCCAACCCCGGTGTCCACCCGATCGAGTGGTCGCTCGCCTGGGTCGCCCTCGGCGTCGCCGCGTACCTGATCTGGTCCAGGGTCGAGAAGGTCTGGCCCTTCGGCCCCAAGGAGATCACCGAGCAGTACCTGACCGCCCAGGAGCAGCAGACCGAGCCCACCCCGGCCGGCGCCCGCTGATCCCCGGCCGGACGCGGTTCGCCCCTCCCCCGAAGGGCGGCCGCGTCCGGTCGGCCCCCTGCCCGAGGACTGCACTGATGCTGCAAGAACGCACCACCGCGCCCCACCCCCGCCCGCTCACCCCCGCGCCCGCCCGCACCGTGATCGGCATCGACTTCGGCGGCACCAAGACCGAGATCGCCCTGGCCGGACCGGACGGCGCGGTGCTGCGCCGCCGCCGGCTGGACACGCTGGCCGAACGCGGCCCCGACCAGATCCTGGCCCGCGCCGCCGAGACCGTCCGCGCGCTCGCGGCCGAGGCCGAGGCCGATCTCGGCGCACCCGTCGCCGCGCACGCCGCGGTCGCCCCGGGCGTGATCCAGCCGGACCGGATCCTGCTCACCCCCAACCTGCCCGGCTGGGAACGGCTGGCGCTGGCCGACCGGCTCGCGGGGGAACTGGACGTCCCCGCGGTCGCCGTCGCCAACGACGTACGCGCCGGAGCCCTCGCCGAACTGCGCTTCGGCGCGCTGCGCGGCGTGGACCCCGGCATGTACGTCAGCCTCGGCACCGGGATCGCCGCCGCGCTCACCGTCGGCGGCCGGGTACTGGCCGGGGCGCGCCACGCCGCCGGGGAGATCGGCTACATGAACCCCGGCGACGCCCCGGCCGACGCGGTCGCCCTCGGCCGGGCCCCGCTGGAGGAACTCGTCGCCGGCAAGGGTCTGAGCGAGCGCGCCCTCGCCCGGCTGGGCGTCCCGCTGACCGCCACCGAACTGTTCGCCGGCGCCGAACCGGCCGCGAAGGAGCTGGCGGCGGAGACCCTGACGGTGCTTGCCCGGGCGCTGGCCAACCTGTCGGTCTTCGTCGACCCGGCCAGGATCGTGCTGGGCGGCGGCATGATGGCGTCCGCCGCGACGTTGCTGCCCGCGCTGACCCGACTGGTCGGGCAGGCCACGCCGTTCCCGCCGGAGCTGCGCACCGCGCGTTTCCTCAAGGACGCCTCCCTGCACGGCGCGCTGGCCCTGGCCCTCGACTCGCTCGACCCCCTCGGCACCGACGTCGCTGCCGCCCCCTTCACCGCCCTGCGACTGGAAGCGATCCGATGACCACAGACACGCAGCCCGCCCCGCCGCTCGGCGCGCGGATGGACGCCGAGATGCGGCAGCAGCCGGAGGTGCTGGCCGCGTTGGCGGCCCGCTTCCCCGCCCTCACCGACGAGGTCGCCCGCCTGGGCGGCCCGGAGGGACCGGTCGGCGTCGCCTTCCTGGCCCGCGGCTCCTCCGACCACGCGGCACTGCTCGGCCGCTACGCCGTGGAACTGGGCGCCGGACTGCCCACCTGCCTGGTGGCCCCGAGCGTGGCCACCGCGTACCGGCGTGCGCCGGAGGGCTTCCGCGGCTGGCTGCTGGTGGCGCTCTCGCAGTCCGGGCGCACCCCCGAGATCGTGGACCTGGCGCGCCGTTACACCGACGCCGGGGCGTCGGTGATCGCGGTCACGAACGACGGCGAGTCCGAACTGGCCCGCGCCGCCCGGCTGACCATCGCGCTGGAAGCCGGGCCGGAGCGGGCGGTTCCCGCCACCAAGACGGTCACCGCGCAGATGCTCGCGGTGCTGGCGGTGGCGGCGGGGCTCGGCGACGGCCTGACCCACGCCCAGGCCGAGGCGCTGCCGCACGCGGTGGCCGCTCTGCTCGCCGACGGGACCGGCCCGGCCCGGGTGGCGGAACTGCTGGCCGGACACGACCGCGTGGCCGTGGTGGGCCGCGGCGCCTGCTACCCGGCCGCGCTGGAGAGCGCGTTGAAGCTCCAGGAGACCACCGGGCTGATGGCCCACGGCTTCTCCACGGCGGACTTCCGTCACGGCCCGATCGCGGTCTGCGGTCCCGACGCGCCCGCCGTCCTGCTG
This genomic interval from Streptacidiphilus rugosus AM-16 contains the following:
- a CDS encoding ROK family protein encodes the protein MLQERTTAPHPRPLTPAPARTVIGIDFGGTKTEIALAGPDGAVLRRRRLDTLAERGPDQILARAAETVRALAAEAEADLGAPVAAHAAVAPGVIQPDRILLTPNLPGWERLALADRLAGELDVPAVAVANDVRAGALAELRFGALRGVDPGMYVSLGTGIAAALTVGGRVLAGARHAAGEIGYMNPGDAPADAVALGRAPLEELVAGKGLSERALARLGVPLTATELFAGAEPAAKELAAETLTVLARALANLSVFVDPARIVLGGGMMASAATLLPALTRLVGQATPFPPELRTARFLKDASLHGALALALDSLDPLGTDVAAAPFTALRLEAIR
- a CDS encoding SIS domain-containing protein yields the protein MTTDTQPAPPLGARMDAEMRQQPEVLAALAARFPALTDEVARLGGPEGPVGVAFLARGSSDHAALLGRYAVELGAGLPTCLVAPSVATAYRRAPEGFRGWLLVALSQSGRTPEIVDLARRYTDAGASVIAVTNDGESELARAARLTIALEAGPERAVPATKTVTAQMLAVLAVAAGLGDGLTHAQAEALPHAVAALLADGTGPARVAELLAGHDRVAVVGRGACYPAALESALKLQETTGLMAHGFSTADFRHGPIAVCGPDAPAVLLAGSGPADADTLDLRGALGARGARTVLAGTATDADLPWPALGHLGECLTATVRGQQLALATSRRLGVDPDRPQGLNKVTMTN